One Podarcis raffonei isolate rPodRaf1 chromosome 3, rPodRaf1.pri, whole genome shotgun sequence genomic region harbors:
- the LOC128409867 gene encoding uncharacterized protein LOC128409867, with the protein MMKLLFPLPLFLLLLCSCSLGKETTNPASRGFPTPNFDVGKHDEWADTSLNGSQESKPELGFPWLLVYLPVTSCHAVLEGDAGTFSPPDLSRMPGNSWCNWTIWAGPHKHILIYIEGFEGISQCEENQDKLIFQGVLSSVESKVTYACRNHGTLVFAAQAVAVHIVFLSTMSSHNHSHKYFKGRYYVFEDYETFTGGERPVVKSNSSAGLSPKSFIMHSQHILDFVNTSRKLSSKNGLPATSKERWWRNGKATSLESFLQPTVSLLKTKKKVTLKPLDMKRIHVAKPTIDDIRNGNITSSSNFKKTLVLESSSFENEDKAIMYKPIASSATLRVSQKVRMMTKLVAMKGHGTVTESVNLQNSGHRTTRWKPAYMSNTGRTILGTSALSGTTFPQMFMEDQRTPVSPPKSIPEKKQEQVPHSLLTNSEFSRKIMDEMELQHLELQEVYTGEQRNNQAFGEENGNRDKYIAVTTAVGKNDSRGAEQLTTEMPDIPTAKPETYLTTVGDPNVLPAPSLRMLNRKLLGPTTTTATNFQAVPSKNSKGTQVEAVSTSPLNNPVTRNTERLQKKRINPNPPYSPSAQVSSHKTSLKAENNSYERDSVLKPHDNYFVLESEHNPGDLLFEISFGIENKGWSSPIGSELEKALIDSIKSQVQEKVKLLSIKVKEVKLKEIIRKEETETDRQNGPNLIFMFWLHLTPEEKNISHLLHLQLEDLGGTSVEVGKVQTVVVRDVNECSSGIGLCGDKAICRNGYGTYICQCKEGYEDRSPKNSGTLCFHNPQTGISSLFRYTEILVGTTVFFICALVVVISVLCSIVRNKFTKKDLHFQEAALPGTSTSFDQNNIHPLLSLDPGLLKLRAKSPERPLQQRTSPSETYRVSIEQSECL; encoded by the exons ATGATGAAGTTGCTTTTTCCACTGCCAttatttcttcttttgctttgctCTTGCTCGTTAGGGAAGGAAACTACCAATCCGGCTTCCAGGGGTTTCCCGACGCCAAACTTTGATGTAGGAAAACATGATGAATGG GCAGACACAAGTCTTAATGGATCCCAGGAATCAAAACCAG AATTGGGATTCCCTTGGCTGCTGGTGTATCTTCCTGTAACAAGTTGCCACGCTGTCTTGGAGGGCGATGCTGGAACTTTCTCTCCTCCAGATCTGAGCAGGATGCCAGGCAACAGCTGGTGCAACTGGACTATCTGGGCTGGTCCTCACAAGCACATCTTGATTTACATAGAAGGATTTGAAGGGATTTCACAATGTGAAGAAAATCAGGATAAGCTCATATTCCAAGGAGTCTTATCAAGTGTTGAAAGCAAAGTAACTTATGCATGCAGAAACCATGGTACTTTGGTGTTTGCTGCACAGGCTGTGGCTGTCCATATAGTGTTTTTGTCAACAATGTCTTCTCACAACCATAgtcataaatattttaaaggacGGTATTATGTATTTGAAGATTATGAAACTTTTACTGGTGGTGAAAGGCCAGTTGTGAAATCTAACAGCAGTGCTGGACTTTCTCCCAAGTCTTTTATAATGCACTCACAGCATATTTTGGATTTTGTAAACACCAGCAGAAAGCTTAGCAGCAAAAATGGGCTTCCTGCGACTAGTAAAGAGAGGTGGTGGAGAAATGGCAAGGCTACAAGCTTAGAATCATTCCTACAGCCTACGGTTTCTCTCTTGAAAACCAAAAAAAAAGTTACCTTGAAACCTCTTGATATGAAGAGGATACATGTTGCTAAGCCAACTATTGATGACATTAGGAATGGGAATATTACCTCTTCCAGCAACTTCAAGAAAACTCTAGTCTTAGAATCAAGCAGTTTTGAGAATGAAGACAAAGCAATTATGTACAAGCCAATTGCCTCTTCAGCCACACTACGTGTGTCCCAAAAGGTCAGAATGATGACAAAATTGGTGGCAATGAAAGGTCATGGAACTGTTACTGAATCTGTCAATCTTCAAAATAGTGGGCACAGAACCACACGCTGGAAGCCAGCATACATGAGCAATACTGGGAGAACAATATTAGGAACATCTGCCTTGAGTGGCACTACTTTTCCACAAATGTTCATGGAAGATCAGAGAACTCCAGTTTCACCTCCTAAAAGTATCCCAGAGAAGAAGCAAGAACAGGTTCCTCACTCACTGCTGACTAATTCTGAGTTCTCCAGGAAAATCATGGATGAAATGGAATTGCAACACCTGGAACTGCAGGAAGTATATACAGGAGAGCAGAGGAACAATCAAGCCTTTGGAGAAGAGAATGGCAACAGGGACAAGTACATAGCAGTGACTACTGCTGTAGGAAAAAATGACTCTCGTGGAGCAGAGCAGCTCACTACAGAAATGCCAGACATTCCTACAGCCAAGCCAGAAACCTATCTGACCACTGTAGGGGACCCTAATGTGCTTCCTGCTCCTTCTCTAAGGATGCTTAATAGGAAACTCTTGGGCCCCACAACCACTACAGCTACAAATTTCCAGGCTGTTCCCTCAAAGAACTCAAAAGGCACCCAAGTAGAGGCAGTTTCTACTTCGCCTCTCAACAATCCAGTAACCAGAAACACAGAGCGACTGCAAAAGAAACGCATAAACCCAAATCCTCCCTACTCACCTTCTGCTCAGGTGTCAAGTCATAAAACTTCATTGAAAGCAGAGAATAATTCCTATG AGAGGGATTCTGTTTTGAAGCCCCATGACAATTATTTTGTACTGGAATCTGAGCACAATCCTGGAG atcttctgttTGAAATAAGTTTTGGTATAGAAAACAAAGGATGGAGCTCTCCTATTGGAAGTGAGTTGGAAAAAGCTCTCATAGACTCTATTAAGAGTCAG GTGCAAGAGAAAGTGAAACTCCTCTCAATCAAAGTCAAGGAAGTCAAGTTAAAGGAAATTATAAGGAaagaagaaactgaaactgatag ACAAAATGGTCCGAACCTGATATTCATGTTCTGGCTCCATCTAACACCAGAAGAAAAGAATATATCTCACTTATTGCATTTGCAACTGGAAGACCTTGGTGGAACATCTGTGGAAGTTGGCAAGGTTCAGACAGTTGTGGTGAGAG ATGTGAATGAATGCAGCTCTGGGATTGGGCTATGTGGTGACAAGGCAATCTGTCGCAATGGATATGGTACATATATATGTCAATGTAAAGAAGGTTATGAGGATCGTTCTCCAAAAAATTCAGGAACCCTGTGCTTTCATAATCCACAGACAG GCATTAGCTCCTTGTTCCGCTACACCGAGATTCTTGTAGGTACCACTGTTTTTTTCATCTGTGCTCTTGTAGTGGTGATCAGTGTGCTGTGCAGCATAGTAAGAAATAAATTTACTAAGAAGGACTTGCACTTTCAAGAGGCTGCTTTGCCTGGGACATCTACATCATTTGATCAGAATAACATCCATCCTCTCCTTAGTCTAGACCCTGGCCTGTTAAAACTCAGAGCCAAGTCGCCAGAACGGCCTTTACAACAGAGAACTAGCCCCAGTGAAACGTACAGAGTATCTATTGAACAGTCTGAATGTTTATAA